One Choloepus didactylus isolate mChoDid1 chromosome 8, mChoDid1.pri, whole genome shotgun sequence DNA window includes the following coding sequences:
- the LOC119542440 gene encoding olfactory receptor 6C6-like encodes MKNESVEIQFILVGLTDDPQLQVVIFLFLFLYYTLSLMGNLLIILLTVSNHHLKTPMYFYLQNVSILEIIFTTVCIPKFLMTIVTRDKTVSYNKCAAQLFFFLLLRVTEFYLLVAMSYDHYVAICKPLHYPVIMNSKVCYQIVLSSWVTGLLIIFPSSVMGLKLDFCASRVIDHFTCETSAVLQISCTDTQVLELLSFISAVVTLVVTLVLVTLSYTYIIKTILKFPSAQQRTKAFSTCTSHMIVVSLTYGSCIFMYIKPSAKERVTISKGIVLLYTSVVPLLNPFIYTLRNHEVKEVFRDVIQQIAYFSKK; translated from the coding sequence atgaagaatgaaTCAGTGGAAATACAGTTTATTCTGGTAGGTCTGACAGATGACCCACAACTGCAAGTCGtgattttcttgtttctctttctctactACACATTGAGTCTGATGGGGAATTTACTGATTATCCTTCTCACTGTGTCGAATCACCATCTCAAGACCCCAATGTAtttctatctccaaaatgtctccattttGGAAATCATATTCACAACGGTTTGTATTCCCAAATTCCTTATGACCATTGTGACTAGAGACAAAACCGTTTCTTATAATAAATGTGCtgctcaattattttttttccttttactgagAGTTACAGAATTTTACCTTCTGGTTGCCATGTCCTATGATCattatgtggccatctgcaaacCATTGCATTACCCAGTCATTATGAACAGCAAAGTCTGCTACCAAATTGTACTCAGCTCTTGGGTAACTGGGTTACTAATTATTTTTCCCTCATCAGTCATGGGACTCAAATTGGATTTCTGTGCTTCCAGAGTAATTGATCACTTTACGTGTGAAACTTCTGCTGTCCTGCAGATCTCTTGCACAGATACACAGGTTCTAGAACTGTTATCTTTTATCTCAGCTGTGGTGACACTTGTGGTCACTTTGGTGTTGGTGACTCTCTCTTACACTTACATCATTAAGACTATTCTGAAATTCCCCTCTGCACAGCAAAGGACCAAAGCTTTTTCCACATGTACTTCCCACATGATTGTTGTCTCCTTGACTTATGGTAGCTGTATCTTCATGTATATCAAACCATCTGCAAAAGAAAGAGTGACTATATCCAAAGGTATAGTTTTGCTCTATACCTCAGTGGTCCCTTTACTAAATCCATTCATTTACACTCTGAGGAACCATGAAGTCAAAGAAGTCTTCAGGGATGTAATACAACAGATTGCGTATTTTtccaaaaaatga